GCAAGTTTAATGTCCTCCAAGGAAAACTCCTCTCCTTCGTTGAACATAAGTAGCACCAGTGTCTGAAACAGCGACACTTGCAGCTCCTTcttgcccttttttttttttttttttacaaaagaaGAGGATTGTAACATTGGAACTGAGATCGatgacataaaaacaaacaaactttttttggaGGGATGGGTTGATGGTCACCTCCTTGAACTCAGCCTTCAGCACACAGTGCCCTAATGTGGACTGCCACTGTAGCTTCCTGCCACTGTGCTTGCCCAGGTAGAACGTTTTGAAGATCTCCTGCAGCTTCACCATCTGTGGTGGAGAGCACAAGCAACATAGGTGGGGTTCCATCTTCGTTACAGAGCATGGTTCACACAGAGCAACTGCACGGGTGGGTTTCAGAGAATTCACATACCTCTGGGGGCAGATGGACTTCCATGGGTACGTAGGTAGGCCAGTAGCCCATGGTGAGGATGTTCACTGTCAGCTCAATGTTTCCAGGGATGTTCTGACACTGCATATACTACAGGAGAAAAAGAAATTGGAGAAAAGAATGGAACAAAAATAGGTTTTTAAACACGGAGGTCGCTATGCTTCAGTGAACATGCTATATTCAAAGAAACCTGACCATTAACCTGTTTGAACTGCACCATAATATCCTTTGATAATTCCATGTCCTTGAACATGCCTTCTAGTTTGCTGGTGAATGCAGCACCACATTCTGAAACCAGACAAGAGTATGTTCTTATCAAGACTGGATAGACAACAGCTTATGATTAAGTATTGACAATGGCCTATTCACAGcctaaaatgtaaaaatacttgCCATGTTTTAATTTTGACAGCATGGACTTCTCTGCATCCACAGAGGCACTCTTTCCTACCAGTAGCCTCTTGGCCAGGTCTTTCTTGTAAAAGGCCTCGAAAACATCTTTGCCTGTAAGACAAAAAAATACACTTAGACACTCATTTTGCCTCTAGTCAATACTCACATGATGCTGCCATAGGAGTAGACACTCACCATAGATAAACCTGAAGATGATCATGATTTTGTCCAGCATTTTCTCTAGCTCCTCATCAGTAGCCTCCTTGTTTCCTGCCCTCAGCTTTGAGTCGACATACTTTGCTAAAAGACAGAGTATCCATCGAATGTCACAGATATGAGAATGCACAGGATCTTGTGTTGTTTAACCACAactaaacaaatacatttggacATCATGCCACTTAAATGTAACTTAAATGAGGCTGACAGCAACCAACCTATTAGCTCAGCGGGCTTGTTTGGCCGTTTGTTGATGAAGGTCTCAAAGGCCTCCTTCATAGCATTCACAAACTTCTCATTTTTCATGAAGCACACATCAATGATGTAATCCACCTTGTCCTTAAAGTCCAGCAGCTCCTGGACCATGGTCTTGTCCTTCTCAGGGTTGATGACAATTGTGCTTCCGAAGGCCTAATAACAGCACAACATTTTCAATGCCTTAAATTCAAAACAGTGTTATTACATATACTTCCTTAACTGAGCGCATACAAATGTGATTCTGACTTCACTCGGCATAAACTCTTAGCCGCACCATTTACTAGCCAGTGGTGGAGGTGAATAACACCTACCTTGATGTACTCAATCCAGTGATGGAGAAGAGCCTGTACGCCCCCTCGTACACGACTGAAGAGCTGGTAGAGGAGGGACAGGTCCTGGATCCGGTTCTCGTCCAGCAAGTGATTCAAGCCTACAGCAATACCCAATAAGTTGTCAGAGCCTCTCACATCACACGCATTATCAACACTGTGTCGTGCTAGTAACCACACTGGTGATAACCACTGACCCAGAATGATGATTTGGTAGAGAACAAGTTAAACATGCAATCATGTATCTATTGTTGGCTCATTTTAGCAGCATCATCTTTGTAAGGCAAAGACCAATCAATTTCATCCCATGTATATGCAGATGTTATTGTGAAGAGACAAAACTCCTCTATAACGGGCCTCAGACTATGTGCAGCAAACCAGACCATGTCAAGCAAACTATGTTTAAATTATGTGTAACCAGTGTGTTTGGCAAAATCGATATTAGAAATGCAAATACAAATTATGCTGAGACTAAGACAAAATATTACTAAATACACTATCCTCAGTAAGAATTAAACAAAAGAGTACATACTCTCGCCCATATCCAACTCTAAAACAACAGTTCATTTGAAATTGGAGACCAGCACCTTTCTGTAAGATTGCCGTCAGATGCTCCCCCAGAAGCTGTTTTTCCACAGAGGCAATCAGCGGTTTTCTGTTGGGAGAGGACAAGGATGGTAAGATAGATAGACCATAAACTAATTTGATAGAAATCAATGAGATGGGCATTTGAAAATATTACTGTGTGCTCTGGTCCAAATAAGTTATGACCCTGTCCGCCTCCTCTTCCAAACGCTTGTTGACATGATGAAGGTACTCTGGAACCTGGGAAAACATTTCAGAGCTTAACTGAAATTTCATAGCATTGCACGTTAGTTACCAGTTAGCAAACATTGATATCTATGTCATGACTGCTGAACATCCATATGCCATCCTTACACCGAAATactttggaaaagatttttgaaagactacagtctcagaccctctcacatctaaagacaagtcatAGAGTTTTTAGTCACAGTGTAGTCACAGGCTAGTCTCAGActaggggcctgtactacgaagggagcttaacctacccagggttactttgttaaaccggggttgacaaaacctggttatcataagtggtgttaatcggtactacgacactgattatgaagttgatttgttgagccggggttaacctaattggagtttgtgcgtGTTCACATAAAGGGGGTTGCAGCTttaagtcaccactttcaatgatgacgatcaccttattttacggatgaggaatgcacaattattatggcGATAAGTTATGAgcaattaaaacccactctactaaaaaaaaattaaaatatcgCCGGCAGCAAACAAAAGCAAgacaaggctgttggcaacgtactgcagatcgggtagcctaaatgcctaaaagtaaagttttatttccacatgttcttcaaatatgtgttatggaggattaatagcttcttatggaatgtctgaaatgagttgaaataattaaattgcctattttgagttcatagaaaggcctacagatgcaacacaattcagaagtgggcatatagattacagtaataaggataattgaatgtttaagtagcccccattgactgatttagtgtatgcctaatcctgtgaacatttcagatgcaacaccattgccaaacgctcatggcagcaggtgaaaatgaaacacaaaaacattattcagaatagtaggtttatatagttatagcttgcattaatatttcttaattatgaaaacatgtaggcctagtatgcttatagccttcacttggcctctgtttaacagctaacaagaaaaatgtgtctttgaacactactgtaaaaactgttttacagtagcagaggagttggccatcacaaataatagtggaaggccgattgtggaaggggttgagggaggcattcggccggattctggtgctgtggaaatgtgtagcctttatgtgcagggtacagtaatatgacatttaaTTCAAtaagtttgttaaaattgtgattttaatttattaggcctactgtaggctaggctatgtccgatttgttttaggctattcttgctcagatgttcagcatactgtaggctaggcctatgtccgatttattttcggacatacagtattcttgctcagatgttcagcatcaccgattagatggaatacatgaatgtccacgtaagggtattgctatgacgggtgacactagagacttctgcctagatcatctgacaaagataaccaATTCCttcggctgacaatctatatcttcatagagaatatcgtccgggtatatatatatataggcctatatatatatatatatgctatagTCTATACATGgtggtctctaaaacccctcgccctgcgaagagagcccctcacgatttgcgctccaatgtcgtatggatcatccaggtatgCCGACTGTCtcgaattgttagtggaggggtggtacttataaagggtgtggttaacggaaacctcgggttaaccaagaacataacctggtcggagcaggtttgagatgcagggtaaattgccatggcagcatacctagGTTAAAACATAttcacctttcgtagtacgggttaatcgggaagttgccacacgtgatcaagttactctcgaagttacccagataagcaaGTAAcaccgcttcgtagtacaggccctaGGATTTGCAACGACTaaggatcttgcagggtcaatatttacaagactgcaactagattcctttaaatgatTTACCATTGTGCACTAGATATCAACAGGAACTCAAACGATAGCCTACTCATATCAAAGTCATATGTTCGTGTtcctgcagcattgtttcatgtgtgacatCCTTAACAGATATGTAGTTGTTCAGTCATAtggaaaataacaaataatcataaaggctacagctgtcgtctactttgccccttcctgtttggtgtcggCCTTATATTGTATGCatagagagaaataaataaataaataaataaataaataaataaatcacctctctctcttgcatcaGCCTCTGTCCTTCTGTGGCATATAGGCGATTCGTCTCCTCCAAAAAGCGCTGCTCAAACGAGTCCTGGTAAATCTAATCAAAGGATGGGAACAAAAGTGTCACTGAAGCCTTCTCTCACCTCTTGCCATAAGTACCACAGAAAATCACAACTTCAAAAAACCCTTAAGTAGGGATGCatgatatatcggcggccgatatattattggccgataagtgaaaaaatgaaaatattattatcggtccgataacagaattctggccgataatttgcgccgatattttttaaagtcctaatttaggcctacgtaaggtccgtctggctacactgagctacttgagcttggttggctatactttttcctcaatataatgtcagcggtgtgaatgtatttcaccactctaacaaaatctgtggatatgcgttcatttgggaatctgtgcatctcaaaatcctctcatgaatgatccgccatttaaccttaccagagcggagctcagccctatctagagtcgccttgtgctgatgtgttttgcactttaccgctggtggtcggggaaacaaataaacaaacttcgttagtgggacgagtacataagtaggcctagttctaagttgtgttttagtattatatttgcattactttagcttgggttttgtattattacctagaaatatgctaaccattcctgcttcagttccagacaggtcatcataataagttattaaaaccttcggggctaacccctttcatttctgctgcagcaggttgtgcgcaacagagtagacggacataagatacagtctaagagagttgcagctttattcagttacccgcagttgaaactaaacttaaagggacaccaggcaagcctgatgctttttctctacaaaacttCCCCTCGtttggtctgaagctcttttccttttctttgagtcttcagtcaagggttttcgctgcttcttcgccggctctgccattatacacacgtttgcaacaatctctagcgtttcgttagcctgcctctgtgctgtaaactgatcctgcttcggtcggcgggtaggatacaccgaacttgcaagtgggatattcttcctacaggcagttggggcgggcgagagagccttcattcgccccgtaatgagtcatttaaccatataccgacttacgaagatgattaattaacacgaaaacgttgcctagtgtccctttaaacttcccctcacaaactctgatttggtcgctatactgtagcttattcccagctgagccgtttataagtgtttagtcctaaatgaaaacgattcatactctctagccactcactcgcaattcactgacgtcaggttcacttaaaggagtcACACATTCtgtaaaggtaggctactgttatgttgactgctgtactattgaggactattatgagttctgtccatcatttggtggtaggtaaaattacagcaataaaattatgcttattaaatgctttccccaaatcacttttcacaatttttttttcaaaagtaatattatcggttatcatatcggtatcggccacaacaaaccaataaatatcggttatcgttatcggccctaaaattccatatcggtgcatctctacccTTCAGCAATCAAAACTACCTCAATAAGACTGGTTTTATATGCAACTGTGGGAAGAGAAAAGACTGGAACATGAAGACTTTCCTATTTCATGGACTCTGCTATGATTTTATGCTGTGATTGTTCTACGATTCAGTTGAATTCAACCCTTTCCAGCCATCTGACGGTAAATTAAAACTCTAATCCACCTTTCCATtagtaaacatgtgcatatgtgcgaaATGTGACTTCAGTACTGTGGTGATGAAAGCACATGCATTCAGTTTATAACTTTAGTCAAAGCCTTGACAATCACAAACAGAGCATGTGAAACTGATGTGACAAAGGCCCCATGTGGACAGTGATGTCTCTACCTGCAGATCAGAGAGCATGCTGAGGAGGCTCCGGAGCAGACTGCGGTCCACAGCCTCACCGCTCCGCTCCCTCTCGATCAGGAGCAAGATCCCAGAGATAGTCTTGCTCTGCACCTTCATATCGCTGATAATGTGGAACCGGAAAAGCTCCAAGCCCATGTCCCTAAGGGCAGGAACAAAAAAAGTCAGCAGCAATAATCTGGAATACCCAGAGCATGGTTAACACAAGGAACGAAATCTTCAAATCCACAGAGCTGTACAAGACCTGTAGCTGTGTTGCACAATATTTATgtcaaaaaataaacacatacataacacTCACCAAATTGATGGTAGCATTGAATTTTGTAAAACATAAGTGCGgtccaaaaacaaaaatatacttCTAATCATGATCTgttaaaagagaagagaagacataTGAATCATATGTGCAGAAACGGTATCTTCTCCTGCATTGTATTTCA
The Alosa alosa isolate M-15738 ecotype Scorff River chromosome 21, AALO_Geno_1.1, whole genome shotgun sequence genome window above contains:
- the cul4b gene encoding cullin-4B isoform X2, which translates into the protein MNDGLPSPNPPPPTQEARPAASDVNSDSSLTSSKKRKINSSEKEDIDSISSSPKAICNSSSSCSSTSQHIQKKLRFEDPAEIIGLDVKMAEESSPTASCSNKTKNVFLAGGVGHHANGLTKSTGSTTFSNSKPGAAKKLVIKNFKEKPKLPENYTQETWQKLKEAVEAIQNSTSIKYNLEELYQAVENLCSHKISSKLYKQLRSVCEDHIKAQIDQFREDALDSVLFLKKIDKCWQDHCRQMIMIRSIFLFLDRTYVLQNSMLPSIWDMGLELFRFHIISDMKVQSKTISGILLLIERERSGEAVDRSLLRSLLSMLSDLQIYQDSFEQRFLEETNRLYATEGQRLMQEREVPEYLHHVNKRLEEEADRVITYLDQSTQKPLIASVEKQLLGEHLTAILQKGLNHLLDENRIQDLSLLYQLFSRVRGGVQALLHHWIEYIKAFGSTIVINPEKDKTMVQELLDFKDKVDYIIDVCFMKNEKFVNAMKEAFETFINKRPNKPAELIAKYVDSKLRAGNKEATDEELEKMLDKIMIIFRFIYGKDVFEAFYKKDLAKRLLVGKSASVDAEKSMLSKLKHECGAAFTSKLEGMFKDMELSKDIMVQFKQYMQCQNIPGNIELTVNILTMGYWPTYVPMEVHLPPEMVKLQEIFKTFYLGKHSGRKLQWQSTLGHCVLKAEFKEGKKELQVSLFQTLVLLMFNEGEEFSLEDIKLATGIEDSELRRTLQSLACGKARVLTKIPKSKDVEDGDKFSCNDDFKHKLFRIKINQIQMKETVEEQASTTERVFQDRQYQIDAAIVRIMKMRKTLSHNLLVSEVYNQLKFPVKPADLKKRIESLIDRDYMERDKENPNQYNYVA
- the cul4b gene encoding cullin-4B isoform X1, whose protein sequence is MFPTGLPSPNPPPPTQEARPAASDVNSDSSLTSSKKRKINSSEKEDIDSISSSPKAICNSSSSCSSTSQHIQKKLRFEDPAEIIGLDVKMAEESSPTASCSNKTKNVFLAGGVGHHANGLTKSTGSTTFSNSKPGAAKKLVIKNFKEKPKLPENYTQETWQKLKEAVEAIQNSTSIKYNLEELYQAVENLCSHKISSKLYKQLRSVCEDHIKAQIDQFREDALDSVLFLKKIDKCWQDHCRQMIMIRSIFLFLDRTYVLQNSMLPSIWDMGLELFRFHIISDMKVQSKTISGILLLIERERSGEAVDRSLLRSLLSMLSDLQIYQDSFEQRFLEETNRLYATEGQRLMQEREVPEYLHHVNKRLEEEADRVITYLDQSTQKPLIASVEKQLLGEHLTAILQKGLNHLLDENRIQDLSLLYQLFSRVRGGVQALLHHWIEYIKAFGSTIVINPEKDKTMVQELLDFKDKVDYIIDVCFMKNEKFVNAMKEAFETFINKRPNKPAELIAKYVDSKLRAGNKEATDEELEKMLDKIMIIFRFIYGKDVFEAFYKKDLAKRLLVGKSASVDAEKSMLSKLKHECGAAFTSKLEGMFKDMELSKDIMVQFKQYMQCQNIPGNIELTVNILTMGYWPTYVPMEVHLPPEMVKLQEIFKTFYLGKHSGRKLQWQSTLGHCVLKAEFKEGKKELQVSLFQTLVLLMFNEGEEFSLEDIKLATGIEDSELRRTLQSLACGKARVLTKIPKSKDVEDGDKFSCNDDFKHKLFRIKINQIQMKETVEEQASTTERVFQDRQYQIDAAIVRIMKMRKTLSHNLLVSEVYNQLKFPVKPADLKKRIESLIDRDYMERDKENPNQYNYVA